ACAATTGGGGCGAAAGTTACTGTCACTTCTTATGATGGAAAAACAGTTGCTGATGCTACGATTATCGACAAATCTGGTAATTATAATGTTGATGGACTAAAAGCTGATAAAAATCCATATACATTGAAGGTTGATGTTCCAGGACATTTCACAATGTATAAGTCTTTGCCTTTATATTATGATGTTCGAGGAGAAACAATCGGAAGAAGAATGAGCTATTTATTATCAGTATCGAAAGCTGGAGATGTCAATAAAGATAACGTCATTGACGTATTAGACGCCATCGAAATGCAAAAAAATTGGGGCAAAAATAAATCAGGATCGGATTTGAACTTCGACGGTGTTGTGGATAAAAAGGACATGGATTATATCATTAAAAACTATGGATTACAAAATCCTTCTGTTTCAGATGCACCTAAAGCAAAGACTTCCAATAAAGGCGTAACATTGGATGATGTTTTAAATCAATTAGGTTTAAAATAATCCTATAAGAAGGGGGAGCCAATTTTATTGGTTCCTTTTTTGGTTACTTAACCTCAAATTAAATAGATTTTTACGATATTCCCCCAACTTTTAGACAAATTTTTATTATAAAAAACAGAAAATACGACAAAACAAAAGAGCATTTTCGAGCAAATTCTACACGGTTTCCTATTTAAAGATAATTTACTACAAAACCACTGTAAAGAAAGATGAGTTTATGAATATACATTCGATTAAAAATTCCCCCAATTTACAATAATCGAAATCTTTTCAATAATTATAAATGCATAAGTAATTTTAATAGAAGCAAACGAAAGGGATGAAGGCTAAAAATACAAGTATCCTTTTAGAATCATATTTTCGTACTTCATTAACACTTACAGATGTAATATATAGAGACATGGAGGTCTAAAAATGGGGAAAAAAGCAAACAAAAGTAGAATTGCCAAAAGCTTAACTGTAGCGGCTTTATCAGCTAGTTTTATTTTAGGTTCTATTGGTCAAGTACCACTTGTATCAAAAGCGACAAGTTTTTCGAAGGCGGAGGAGGTGCTTGCCAGCTTAACACCAGAACAAAGAGCAGCACTTAAGCAAATATCAACGAATGAAGAAACGGGGTTACAAATTTCTTCCGATGTTGATTTAACCTCTTCAAATGAAACAACTGTCATAGTTGAATTTAAGAATAAGCCTGCAAAGGTTGCTCAAATTATGGCACGAGCAAAAGGGAAACAATTATCTGAAACGGAAGCATTAAAACTTGTTGACCAGGATCATCAAACGTTTAGTCAAGATGTTCAACAATTAACGGATGAAAATAATAAAAAGGCAGATGTTAAAATTCATCGTTCTTTTAAACATGCATTTAATGGTGTTTCCATTAGTCTGCCTGCTAACCAAATTGAAAATCTATTAAAATCGAATGCTGTTAAAGCGGTTTGGAGCAACGAAACATTTACAATTGATCCTCCTGATCAAGATGAGGTAAATGATCAATCAAAAGGAGATCAAATCAGTGTTGCCAATTATACACCATATGATGGACTAGATCGTTTACATGCTGAAGGTTTCACTGGTAAGGGAATCAAGGTCGGTGTTATCGATACAGGAATCGATTATAACCATCCCGACTTAAAGGATGCGTATAAAGGCGGATTTGATTTCGTCGATAATGATAGCGATCCAATGGAAACAACATACGCCGATTGGAAAAAGTCTGGTAAGCCAGAATTAAATAGTGGCCGTGCATACTATACTGAACATGGTACGCATGTTTCAGGAATCATTGCAGGCCGTGGAGCAGCAGATAGTGAGTATAAAATGACAGGGGCTGCACCTGAGGCCGATGTTTATGGTTATCGTGTACTTGGACCATACGGCAGTGGTTCAAGTGAAGCGGTAATGGCAGGTATAGATCGTGCTGTGAAAGACGGTATGGATGTCATCAATTTGTCTTTGGGTGCCGCGATCAATGACCCAAACTACCCAACTTCTATTGCTGTTAACAATGCTGTTATTAATGGAGTCACCGCTGTCATAGCTGCAGGGAATACTGGTGACAAGATGTTTACACTTGGTTCACCAGGTGCAGCATCGCTAGCGCTAACAGTTGGTGCGTCATCTGTTGCATTTGATATTTATCAATATGCAGGTGCTCAAGATGGAAAGAGTTATTCGTTAAGACAGTTGGCAAGAAACTATAGTGATGATTTAACAAAGTTAAAAGGAAAAACCTATAAACTTGTTGACGTCGGGTTAGGTAACCCAGCTGATTTTAATGGTAAGGATGTAACTGGAAAAATTGCTTTCATTAAGCGTGGTTCGATTGGATTAATGGATAAAATCAAAAACGCAAAAGCTCGTGGTGCGGTTGGCGTTATTATGTATAATGATGAAGCAAACAGCGCAGAGGGCGAGATTCAGGCATTTTTAGGCGAATCGGTAGATGCTATTCCAGCATTTTCAGTTTCCAATGCAGATGGAAAAGTAATTTTAGAAGCCATTAAAGCAGGTAAAACTGATTTCACTTTTGGTGACTATACAAAGATAAAAACGGCCGAAGATGAGCTTGCTGGTTTTAGTTCAAGAGGTCCTTCCCGCGTAAATTATGAAATAAAACCTGAAATAACGGCACCAGGCGTTTCCATATTTTCTACAGTTCCATTTTATATGAATAATAAAACGGCAGATGGGTCGAAACCGGAAGATTATCAATATGCATATGAACGTTTATCAGGAACATCAATGGCAACACCTTATGTTGCAGGTATATCCGCCTTATTGCTTCAAGCAAATGAGGACCTTCAACCAGCCGACATCAAGTCAATTCTAATGAATACTGCTGACCCACTATCAAAGGACTATAGTGTTTTTGAAGCAGGAAGCGGACGAGTGGATGCTTATGAAGCGATTCACTCGAGTGTTGAGTTTGTAGTTAACGATAAAACACCTATGAACCTTAGTGGAAAACAAAAATTAATCGATAATTTAACGGGTGGAATCAGTTTTGGAACATTTGGTTATACAGGTGAAGATATTACTGATTCCCGACACATTACAGTAAAAAGTCTTACAAAACAAAATATAACATTCAGCGTAGATGTAAAATTCCAAACTGGATTAAGAGGATCAAAAGATGCGGCTAAAAACAATGTGACTTTAGAAGGTCCAACCACAGTAAAAGTTGAGGGTAATAGTGTCAGAGATATCAAATTTGATTTAGACATTCCAAAAACAGCTGAAAGAGGAACGTATGAAGGATATATTGTTTTTACGAACAATGATAATCCAACTGAACAATACCAAATTCCATTTGGCGGTCGTGTAGTCAATGAAGGAATAGAAACATTTAAGATAGCTAACCCAATTTATTCAACGAACAAAACAGTTTCATTGGCTTATTATCCATTTTTGGATGCTGATATAGCCATCAAATCACATATGAAAACGTTGGATGTGGTCATTCACGATCCAAAGACAGGTAAAGATTTAGGAGTGGTAGGATCATTTAATACCATTGCTATGGATGAAAATGCACTCTACAAGATTCCTAGATTAATCGGTAATTATTACTATCCATTTACAGGTGATAAGAAAAATCCTGTCAGCAATGATTGGAAAGTATTAAAACCTGGTCATTATGTCGTCAAACTTGTTGGGACTAATGAGAATGGAGATACCTTCATAGCATCACAAGATGTTGTGAACGAATTTGGAATACCAAATGTAACGACCAGCTTTGATTCATTAGATCAAAAGGTCATTGAATATAGTGATAGTCAATTAGATTCAAAGGGACAATTTTTGTATGACTTTAATGTACATGTAGAAGATACTGAAAAGGAAGAAACGAACAGCTATGGTATCCCTGTAGACCCATCGAAGTATTCAGTAATACCTTTTTACAATGGTAACCCTGGCAGACCGATTAAAACGGATAAAAATGGTGACTATGTTGATCAAATTTTAGTAAAAAGTCAATACAAGGTACTGCCAGTTAGCTTTATTGGGTTGGATGCTGCAAACAATGGCACTTCAGAAAAAAGGATCGCCTTTACGAAAAATACAACACCATATTATTATTTGA
The DNA window shown above is from Neobacillus sp. WH10 and carries:
- a CDS encoding S8 family serine peptidase, with product MGKKANKSRIAKSLTVAALSASFILGSIGQVPLVSKATSFSKAEEVLASLTPEQRAALKQISTNEETGLQISSDVDLTSSNETTVIVEFKNKPAKVAQIMARAKGKQLSETEALKLVDQDHQTFSQDVQQLTDENNKKADVKIHRSFKHAFNGVSISLPANQIENLLKSNAVKAVWSNETFTIDPPDQDEVNDQSKGDQISVANYTPYDGLDRLHAEGFTGKGIKVGVIDTGIDYNHPDLKDAYKGGFDFVDNDSDPMETTYADWKKSGKPELNSGRAYYTEHGTHVSGIIAGRGAADSEYKMTGAAPEADVYGYRVLGPYGSGSSEAVMAGIDRAVKDGMDVINLSLGAAINDPNYPTSIAVNNAVINGVTAVIAAGNTGDKMFTLGSPGAASLALTVGASSVAFDIYQYAGAQDGKSYSLRQLARNYSDDLTKLKGKTYKLVDVGLGNPADFNGKDVTGKIAFIKRGSIGLMDKIKNAKARGAVGVIMYNDEANSAEGEIQAFLGESVDAIPAFSVSNADGKVILEAIKAGKTDFTFGDYTKIKTAEDELAGFSSRGPSRVNYEIKPEITAPGVSIFSTVPFYMNNKTADGSKPEDYQYAYERLSGTSMATPYVAGISALLLQANEDLQPADIKSILMNTADPLSKDYSVFEAGSGRVDAYEAIHSSVEFVVNDKTPMNLSGKQKLIDNLTGGISFGTFGYTGEDITDSRHITVKSLTKQNITFSVDVKFQTGLRGSKDAAKNNVTLEGPTTVKVEGNSVRDIKFDLDIPKTAERGTYEGYIVFTNNDNPTEQYQIPFGGRVVNEGIETFKIANPIYSTNKTVSLAYYPFLDADIAIKSHMKTLDVVIHDPKTGKDLGVVGSFNTIAMDENALYKIPRLIGNYYYPFTGDKKNPVSNDWKVLKPGHYVVKLVGTNENGDTFIASQDVVNEFGIPNVTTSFDSLDQKVIEYSDSQLDSKGQFLYDFNVHVEDTEKEETNSYGIPVDPSKYSVIPFYNGNPGRPIKTDKNGDYVDQILVKSQYKVLPVSFIGLDAANNGTSEKRIAFTKNTTPYYYLKANKEAITTGETVNYSVRSNNMKNLKSAKMTLQILNTQATIENVTVNDAVKQYGDAEVTVTTSPTAYSYQTAYTFTFTYLGNQPLPEDLKLFNFDMRSLEKGYTSMSQYYAENASFFDQSNVETKNIYTFNELFDVKAKVSKLVGAVNVEGAKDPVTGQAIPAIDHRTLGTKVTLTSYDGKTVMEAPEFTKGGEYTLDGIKVDPNPYTIKVDVPGHFTMYRTMDYLSNNIRGELIGKFMRDSLDLALAGDVNKDNVIDVLDAIELQKNWGTNHAASDLNFDKTVDKKDMYYIIKNYGASNPTVENAPNAKKTHKGASLDSILSQLGLK